From one Nitrospira sp. MA-1 genomic stretch:
- the carB gene encoding carbamoyl-phosphate synthase large subunit translates to MPRRNDIHRILLIGSGPIVIGQGCEFDYSGTQACRALKEEGFEVILVNSNPATIMTDPDLADRTYVEPITTEVVEAILEREHPDALLPTMGGQTALNVTMELVKRGILEKHGVQLIGASYESIQKAEDRELFKQAMARIGLNVAASGSFRSREEALQLLQTIGFPAIVRPSFTLGGAGGNIAYNREEFDKYIDWALVTSPVGQALLEQSLLGWKEYELEVMRDSKDNVVIVCPIENFDPMGVHTGDSITVAPAMTLSDKEYQHMRDAAIRIIREIGVDTGGSNIQFSLNPDNGGLMVIEMNPRVSRSSALASKATGFPIAKIAAKLAIGYTLDEIPNDITQVTKACFEPTIDYVVVKIPRFTFEKFDGVDRVLTTHMKSVGEAMALGGTFKEALQKAIRSLETDRYGLMSLHGLDGKKDTAGPDHPLHDRLQSQVRIPTADRLWFLADGFRIGMSVDELYQLSRVDRWFLHEIEELVEFEAQWVRKSKEEFKTDRSHDTPKGCPDTLLIPLEQAKGLGFSDQRLGQLIGREEDTIRQWRKSRGSGYGTVFKRVDTCGAEFEAHTPYLYSTSGLTCESRPSQKRKIMILGGGPNRIGQGIEFDYCCVHAAMALKEEGIETIMVNCNPETVSTDYDISDRLYFEPLTKEEVLRIILAERPDGVVVQFGGQTPLKLAVPLEQEGVRILGTQPDAIDRAEDRKRFSDLLIELNLLQPQNGTARSSHEAHIIAVNIGYPVMVRPSYVLGGRAMQIVYDADALDEYLQRHDMDLGRHPLLIDDYLEDAIEVDVDAIADGTDVVVAAIMEHVEMAGIHSGDSACSLPAHSLGADILETINRQTILLAKELQVTGLMNIQYAVKGGAVYILEVNPRASRTVPFVSKVIGVPLAKHAMKVMAGRTLKDLGFTQSPLFSHIAIKEAVFPFTKLGVSDVLLGPEMRSTGEVMGIDRSFGWAFAKSQAASGMPLPLAGTALLSVKDGDKPATLAIAQRLSQLGFSLNATKGTAAFLRKHGITVVTVNKLNAARPHIEDLLKNKELSLVVNTVGGASSQDDSAPIRKAAVFGGIPYFTTIQAAQAAISGIEAMKKTSIEVRCLQEYHSGLPAG, encoded by the coding sequence ATGCCACGAAGAAACGACATCCATCGAATTTTATTAATAGGCTCCGGACCGATTGTCATTGGTCAAGGCTGTGAGTTTGACTATTCCGGAACGCAAGCATGCAGGGCACTGAAGGAGGAAGGCTTTGAAGTCATCCTCGTCAATAGTAATCCTGCCACCATTATGACCGACCCGGATCTCGCGGACCGAACTTATGTGGAACCGATTACGACAGAAGTGGTGGAGGCGATTTTGGAGCGAGAGCATCCTGATGCCCTGCTTCCGACCATGGGCGGGCAGACCGCTCTGAATGTCACTATGGAATTAGTGAAGCGAGGGATTCTGGAAAAACACGGAGTGCAACTTATCGGAGCTTCCTATGAATCGATCCAGAAGGCCGAAGATCGGGAATTATTCAAACAGGCGATGGCACGTATTGGATTAAATGTAGCGGCAAGCGGGTCATTTCGCTCAAGAGAGGAAGCCTTACAGCTTCTTCAAACGATTGGATTTCCCGCTATCGTCCGCCCATCATTTACTCTGGGAGGAGCAGGGGGCAATATTGCCTATAACCGTGAAGAATTTGATAAGTACATTGATTGGGCTCTTGTGACCAGTCCCGTTGGACAAGCCTTGCTGGAACAATCTCTTCTGGGATGGAAGGAATATGAATTAGAAGTGATGCGGGACTCCAAAGATAATGTGGTCATTGTCTGCCCCATCGAAAATTTTGATCCGATGGGTGTGCATACAGGTGACAGTATCACGGTGGCCCCCGCCATGACCTTATCCGATAAAGAATATCAGCACATGCGGGACGCGGCGATACGTATTATTCGAGAAATCGGGGTGGATACCGGCGGGTCCAATATTCAATTTTCCTTGAATCCGGACAATGGGGGCTTGATGGTTATTGAGATGAATCCTCGCGTGTCCAGAAGTTCCGCCTTGGCCTCAAAGGCAACGGGGTTTCCGATAGCCAAAATCGCTGCGAAATTGGCCATCGGGTATACCCTGGACGAAATTCCCAACGATATTACCCAAGTGACGAAAGCCTGTTTTGAGCCGACCATTGATTATGTGGTCGTGAAAATTCCACGGTTTACATTTGAGAAATTTGATGGGGTGGATCGAGTGCTGACCACGCATATGAAATCCGTTGGAGAAGCCATGGCACTCGGAGGCACCTTCAAAGAAGCCTTGCAGAAGGCGATTCGGTCACTTGAAACAGACCGGTATGGGTTGATGTCGTTGCACGGGCTTGATGGGAAAAAAGACACTGCCGGACCGGATCATCCACTACATGACCGCCTTCAATCTCAGGTTCGAATCCCCACTGCCGATCGCCTTTGGTTTCTGGCTGATGGGTTCCGAATTGGGATGTCGGTGGATGAGCTGTATCAATTGTCTCGGGTTGATCGCTGGTTTTTACATGAAATTGAAGAACTCGTAGAATTTGAAGCCCAATGGGTTCGCAAAAGCAAGGAAGAATTTAAGACCGATCGTTCACACGACACCCCCAAAGGATGCCCTGATACTCTGCTGATTCCCCTTGAACAAGCGAAGGGCCTTGGATTTTCCGATCAACGGCTTGGGCAACTCATCGGGAGAGAAGAAGATACCATTCGTCAGTGGCGAAAGAGCAGGGGATCCGGCTATGGCACCGTCTTTAAAAGAGTCGACACGTGTGGGGCCGAATTCGAGGCACATACCCCTTATCTCTATTCCACGTCCGGTTTAACCTGTGAATCCCGCCCTTCCCAAAAAAGAAAAATCATGATCTTAGGGGGAGGCCCGAACCGAATTGGGCAAGGCATTGAATTTGATTACTGTTGCGTGCATGCCGCCATGGCCCTAAAAGAAGAAGGCATTGAAACCATTATGGTCAATTGCAATCCGGAAACAGTCAGTACGGATTATGACATTTCCGATCGCCTCTATTTTGAACCCTTGACGAAAGAAGAGGTCTTGCGAATTATCCTGGCCGAACGTCCGGATGGGGTCGTCGTACAATTCGGTGGACAAACGCCTCTCAAGCTGGCCGTTCCGTTAGAGCAAGAAGGGGTAAGAATTTTGGGGACACAACCCGATGCGATTGATCGCGCGGAAGATCGAAAACGGTTTAGTGATCTATTGATTGAATTGAATCTCCTGCAGCCGCAAAACGGTACCGCACGGTCCTCGCATGAAGCTCATATTATTGCCGTCAATATTGGCTATCCAGTCATGGTACGCCCTTCGTATGTATTGGGGGGGCGTGCCATGCAAATCGTATATGATGCTGACGCGTTGGATGAATACCTTCAGCGGCATGACATGGACTTGGGAAGACATCCCTTGTTAATCGATGATTACCTTGAAGACGCCATAGAAGTTGATGTGGATGCCATTGCAGATGGGACAGACGTCGTGGTGGCTGCCATCATGGAACATGTCGAAATGGCAGGCATTCATTCAGGAGATTCAGCTTGTTCATTACCTGCCCACTCCCTTGGTGCCGATATTCTTGAGACGATCAATCGCCAAACCATTCTTTTGGCCAAGGAGTTACAGGTGACGGGTTTAATGAATATCCAATATGCGGTCAAGGGTGGGGCGGTCTATATCCTGGAGGTGAATCCTCGCGCTTCTCGCACGGTCCCTTTTGTAAGTAAGGTCATTGGTGTGCCCTTGGCCAAACATGCGATGAAAGTTATGGCGGGACGAACCTTGAAAGACTTAGGCTTTACGCAGTCGCCGCTTTTTTCGCACATTGCCATTAAGGAAGCCGTCTTTCCATTTACGAAACTCGGTGTCTCTGATGTATTATTGGGTCCGGAAATGCGTTCCACGGGCGAGGTCATGGGGATTGATCGAAGCTTCGGGTGGGCGTTTGCAAAATCTCAAGCCGCATCAGGAATGCCTTTGCCTTTGGCAGGGACTGCTCTTCTCAGCGTGAAAGATGGGGATAAACCCGCCACACTTGCTATCGCGCAGCGACTGTCGCAACTCGGATTTTCACTGAATGCGACTAAGGGGACTGCGGCCTTTTTGCGGAAACATGGGATCACCGTAGTGACGGTGAACAAACTTAATGCAGCCCGCCCTCATATCGAGGATTTACTCAAAAACAAAGAGCTGTCTTTAGTTGTAAATACGGTAGGTGGTGCCTCTTCCCAGGATGATTCCGCCCCAATTCGCAAAGCGGCTGTCTTCGGCGGGATTCCTTACTTTACGACCATTCAAGCCGCGCAAGCAGCCATATCGGGAATAGAGGCGATGAAGAAAACATCCATAGAGGTTCGCTGTCTGCAGGAATATCATTCTGGATTGCCAGCCGGGTAA
- the greA gene encoding transcription elongation factor GreA, protein MKIPITKKGYEALQAELARLRREDRPRNIQAITEAREHGDLKENAEYKAAKEQQQFIDTRMAELEHKLSMAQVVEIASGQSDTVVFGVTVSIVSLESQEEKRYTLVGQEEADIKNGSISVQSPIGRALIGHRVGDIVEVHRPAGVIEYQIQSICFEEL, encoded by the coding sequence ATGAAAATTCCTATCACAAAAAAAGGATATGAGGCACTGCAAGCGGAACTGGCCAGGCTGCGACGGGAAGACCGCCCTAGAAACATTCAGGCCATTACCGAGGCTCGTGAACATGGTGATCTCAAAGAAAATGCCGAATATAAAGCCGCCAAAGAGCAGCAGCAATTTATTGATACACGGATGGCTGAGCTTGAGCATAAACTCAGCATGGCTCAAGTGGTGGAAATAGCCAGCGGGCAGAGTGACACGGTTGTGTTTGGCGTCACAGTCTCCATTGTCAGTTTAGAGTCTCAGGAGGAAAAACGTTATACCCTGGTGGGACAAGAAGAAGCCGATATCAAAAATGGTTCCATTTCGGTTCAATCGCCTATTGGGCGTGCGCTGATTGGGCATCGGGTCGGAGATATCGTTGAAGTGCATCGACCTGCTGGGGTTATTGAATACCAAATCCAGTCCATTTGTTTTGAGGAGCTATAA
- a CDS encoding SAM-dependent chlorinase/fluorinase, whose product MTSPISLVTLVTDFGDIDYFVPSMKGVMLGINSQIRIVDLTHRIPAHGIEQAAFFLKSCYQYFPDGTVHVVVVDPAVGSSRRAILASTSRHFFLAPDNGVLSYVLQEETSVEVRSIENKQYRLDSAGGTFDGRDLFAPSAAWLTKGQVPGSYGRLIHDYVTLPLDPPRMQQQALHGRIVYVDHFGNAMTNITLADIETFRSVTKKEYSGLKIGDALINGIKTHYGEGAMGIPEALINSNGHVEIFVKQGRAVDRCELHVGQTVELI is encoded by the coding sequence ATGACTTCCCCCATTTCCTTAGTTACATTGGTCACTGATTTTGGAGATATCGATTATTTTGTCCCAAGTATGAAGGGCGTAATGCTCGGAATTAATTCTCAAATTCGCATCGTCGATCTGACGCATCGAATCCCGGCGCATGGGATTGAACAGGCCGCGTTTTTTTTGAAATCGTGTTATCAATATTTTCCAGATGGAACGGTGCATGTGGTGGTCGTGGACCCTGCTGTCGGGAGTTCCCGACGGGCAATCTTGGCTTCAACCTCCAGACATTTCTTCCTGGCTCCGGATAATGGTGTTCTGAGTTACGTGCTCCAAGAGGAAACGTCGGTTGAAGTTCGATCGATTGAGAATAAACAATACCGATTAGATTCTGCGGGCGGAACGTTTGATGGCCGGGATTTGTTTGCACCCTCTGCCGCCTGGTTGACGAAGGGGCAGGTTCCTGGTTCTTACGGACGACTCATTCATGATTATGTCACGCTTCCCCTAGATCCCCCACGTATGCAACAGCAGGCCCTTCATGGGCGTATTGTCTATGTCGACCATTTTGGTAATGCCATGACGAATATCACCCTGGCCGATATCGAAACATTTCGATCAGTCACCAAGAAGGAATACTCCGGTTTAAAAATTGGGGATGCACTCATTAATGGAATAAAGACCCATTATGGAGAAGGCGCCATGGGAATCCCGGAAGCCTTAATCAATAGTAATGGTCATGTCGAGATTTTTGTGAAGCAAGGGCGAGCGGTGGACCGATGTGAGTTGCACGTTGGCCAAACTGTTGAACTCATCTAG
- the bioA gene encoding adenosylmethionine--8-amino-7-oxononanoate transaminase, with the protein MSHTALEKDDCEYIWHPFTQMQEWEGQTPLIIRRGKGSYLYDMDGNAYLDATASIWVNVHGHQHPRINQAIRRQLTQVAHTTLLGLSNPPAIQLAKALIRLAPKGLRKVFYSDNGSTAVEVGAKMAIQYWQQCPTPQPQKTRFIHLGLSYHGDTVGSVSLSGVELFRRPFSSLLFPSHAIEPPHCYRCPLHMEFPQCQLACLDPLEKLLHTSHQEIAGLILEPMVQGVAGIIPSPPGYLKRVRDLCTRYNVLFIADEVATGFGRTGLMFACEHEEITPDIMAIAKGLTGGYLPLAATLTTAAIYDAFLGEGHEGKTFFHGHSYAGNPLGCAAALANLSIFKSERTLAKLQRRIPKLRKALESLSDDPWVGDIRQCGYMVGIELVQDRANKKPFPPDERIGQKIAMTARTLGMLIRPIGTIMILMPPLSASVKELEQMVSILKLAISVVRSSRPSFSVQT; encoded by the coding sequence ATGTCCCACACAGCATTAGAAAAAGACGATTGTGAGTACATTTGGCACCCTTTTACCCAAATGCAGGAATGGGAGGGCCAGACTCCTCTCATTATCAGACGCGGAAAAGGATCTTATCTCTATGACATGGACGGCAATGCCTATCTTGATGCCACAGCATCGATCTGGGTCAATGTCCATGGCCATCAACATCCCCGCATTAATCAGGCCATCCGTCGGCAACTGACCCAGGTGGCTCATACGACGCTACTAGGGCTTTCCAACCCACCAGCCATTCAATTGGCGAAGGCACTTATTCGCCTGGCTCCGAAAGGCTTACGAAAAGTCTTTTATTCAGACAACGGTTCAACGGCTGTTGAAGTTGGGGCAAAGATGGCTATCCAGTACTGGCAACAATGTCCAACGCCCCAGCCACAAAAAACTCGATTTATCCATCTAGGCCTATCCTATCATGGGGATACAGTGGGAAGCGTGAGCCTCAGCGGAGTCGAACTATTCCGTAGACCTTTTTCTTCCCTCCTCTTTCCAAGCCACGCCATTGAACCACCTCATTGTTATCGATGTCCCCTTCATATGGAGTTTCCCCAATGCCAGCTTGCCTGCCTCGATCCTCTTGAAAAGCTTCTGCACACATCACATCAAGAAATTGCAGGCCTTATTCTTGAGCCCATGGTGCAAGGAGTCGCCGGGATTATTCCCTCCCCTCCAGGTTACTTGAAACGCGTTAGGGATCTATGCACGCGCTACAACGTCTTATTCATTGCCGATGAGGTTGCCACCGGGTTTGGACGAACAGGTTTAATGTTTGCCTGTGAGCATGAAGAAATAACTCCGGATATTATGGCCATTGCCAAAGGATTAACGGGAGGGTATCTACCCTTGGCTGCCACGTTAACCACAGCCGCCATTTATGACGCGTTTTTGGGAGAAGGGCATGAAGGCAAAACTTTTTTCCATGGACATAGTTACGCAGGAAATCCTTTGGGCTGTGCGGCAGCTCTTGCTAACCTAAGCATTTTTAAGAGCGAACGCACACTTGCAAAGCTTCAACGAAGAATCCCAAAATTACGAAAGGCCCTGGAGTCGTTGAGCGACGATCCTTGGGTGGGCGACATCCGTCAATGTGGCTACATGGTCGGGATTGAACTGGTTCAAGATCGAGCTAATAAAAAACCGTTCCCTCCGGACGAACGCATCGGTCAGAAAATAGCCATGACTGCCAGAACCTTGGGGATGTTGATCCGTCCCATCGGCACAATTATGATTCTCATGCCTCCACTTTCCGCCAGCGTCAAGGAACTTGAGCAAATGGTATCGATTCTAAAACTCGCTATTTCAGTTGTTCGTTCATCCCGCCCATCTTTCTCAGTTCAAACCTAG
- the lepA gene encoding translation elongation factor 4, whose amino-acid sequence MSKAFPQTHIRNFSIIAHIDHGKSTLADRFLEITGAVSPREARAQYLDAMDLERERGITIKAHAVTTRFKSSDGQDYQFNLIDTPGHVDFAYEVSRSLAACEGALLLIDATQGVEAQTIANAYLAISNDLVIIPVINKIDLPSADVEGVKVQIRDVLGLSSEEAFLVSAKDGRGVKEVLEGVVKVIPAPIGSINQPLKALIFDSWFDNYQGAVVLLRVMDGEVTPNMMIKLMFSGREFEVLEVGVFSPKRTKVSRLGPGEVGYICAGMKELSDTKIGDTITDSKRPTSVALPGYRDVKPVVFCGLYTTDNAKFEDLRDSLEKLQLNDSSFVYEPETSLALGFGFRCGFLGLLHMEIIRERLEREYGLDLISTAPTVVYRVLTTKGETLVIDNPSKLPDPSQIERIEEPYIKATMITPERYIGNVLQLCQERRGIQIGLQYLDPTRSMLTYEIPLNEIVLDFYDRLKSRTQGYASLDYELLGYRESDLVKLDLLLNGETVDALSIIAHKDKVQSRGRQLAEKMKELIPKQMFEIVIQATIGKRIIARETIGALKKNVTAKCYGGDISRKRKLWEKQKEGKKRMKQLGRVEVPQEAFLAILKTDPN is encoded by the coding sequence ATGAGTAAAGCCTTCCCTCAAACACACATCCGCAATTTTTCGATTATTGCTCATATTGATCACGGCAAATCCACCCTTGCTGATCGGTTTCTGGAAATCACCGGTGCCGTGTCGCCACGTGAGGCGCGTGCACAATATCTGGACGCCATGGATCTGGAACGTGAGCGCGGGATCACCATTAAAGCACATGCGGTCACCACGCGGTTTAAGAGCTCGGATGGGCAAGACTATCAATTTAATCTCATTGATACGCCCGGGCATGTCGATTTTGCTTATGAGGTATCGCGGAGCCTGGCTGCCTGTGAAGGAGCCCTTCTGTTGATTGATGCTACTCAGGGGGTTGAGGCCCAGACCATCGCCAATGCCTATCTGGCGATTTCGAATGATTTAGTGATTATTCCCGTCATTAATAAAATCGATTTACCGAGTGCGGATGTGGAGGGCGTAAAGGTCCAAATTCGAGATGTGTTGGGATTGTCGAGTGAGGAAGCCTTTTTAGTCAGTGCCAAGGATGGACGAGGGGTCAAGGAGGTGCTTGAAGGTGTGGTGAAGGTCATTCCGGCTCCAATCGGGTCCATTAATCAACCCCTAAAGGCCCTGATTTTTGACTCCTGGTTTGACAATTATCAGGGAGCCGTGGTGCTTCTTCGAGTCATGGACGGAGAAGTCACCCCCAATATGATGATTAAATTAATGTTTTCCGGACGTGAGTTTGAAGTCCTGGAGGTGGGCGTTTTTTCTCCGAAACGAACCAAGGTAAGTCGGCTGGGGCCCGGGGAAGTCGGGTATATTTGTGCCGGAATGAAAGAGCTATCCGACACCAAAATTGGTGATACCATTACGGATTCAAAGCGCCCCACAAGCGTTGCCCTTCCCGGGTACCGGGATGTCAAACCGGTAGTATTTTGCGGGTTATACACGACGGATAATGCCAAGTTTGAGGATCTGCGGGATTCTCTAGAGAAGTTGCAACTGAATGATTCCTCCTTTGTCTATGAACCGGAAACCTCCCTGGCTTTGGGATTTGGATTCCGATGTGGATTTCTAGGGCTCCTCCACATGGAAATTATTCGAGAGCGCTTGGAGCGGGAATATGGACTGGATCTGATCAGTACCGCCCCAACTGTCGTCTATCGTGTATTAACCACCAAAGGCGAAACATTGGTCATCGATAATCCATCAAAACTCCCGGATCCATCTCAAATCGAACGAATTGAAGAGCCCTATATCAAAGCCACGATGATTACGCCGGAGCGGTATATCGGAAATGTCCTTCAACTTTGCCAGGAGCGTCGAGGCATTCAAATCGGGCTGCAATATCTGGATCCAACCCGGTCCATGTTAACCTACGAAATCCCGCTCAATGAAATTGTGTTAGACTTTTATGATCGACTGAAATCCCGGACTCAAGGGTATGCCTCGTTAGACTACGAATTGCTGGGCTATCGCGAGTCTGATCTGGTGAAATTGGATTTATTGCTGAATGGTGAGACGGTGGACGCTCTCTCCATTATCGCCCACAAAGATAAAGTTCAAAGTCGGGGGCGGCAATTAGCTGAAAAAATGAAAGAACTCATTCCCAAGCAAATGTTTGAAATTGTCATTCAAGCGACGATTGGCAAACGCATTATTGCCAGAGAAACGATTGGCGCACTCAAGAAAAATGTGACGGCCAAGTGTTATGGTGGAGATATTTCCCGAAAACGCAAATTGTGGGAGAAGCAAAAAGAAGGAAAAAAACGAATGAAACAATTAGGACGAGTCGAAGTCCCTCAGGAAGCTTTTCTGGCCATTTTAAAGACCGATCCGAACTGA
- the lepB gene encoding signal peptidase I, with protein sequence MTTEDPQQPKMTESSEKNIQEESSVASSSQEGEVSKKSIIREYAEALIIAIVLALTIRVFVVQAFKIPSGSMIPTLMIGDHILVSKLSYGFQLPKDCEFQVSFPPVTCFSSTIVMNFDPPSRGDIIVFRYPEDENKDFIKRVIGLPGDTIHIQNKHVIVNGQPLLDEGFTQRVDPGIIDGRINPRDNLGPLTVPPESYFVMGDNRDQSLDSRFWGFVRMDKIKGRAFLVYWSWNGQGAWTDWIRWERIGKLIE encoded by the coding sequence ATGACCACAGAAGATCCACAACAACCTAAAATGACCGAATCTTCCGAAAAAAACATTCAAGAGGAATCCTCGGTTGCCTCAAGTTCCCAGGAGGGTGAGGTATCCAAGAAGTCGATTATTCGAGAATATGCCGAGGCCTTAATCATTGCTATTGTTCTGGCTCTCACCATTCGAGTCTTTGTGGTCCAGGCCTTTAAGATTCCATCAGGGTCCATGATTCCGACCTTGATGATTGGCGATCATATCCTTGTTTCCAAGCTGTCCTATGGGTTTCAGTTGCCGAAAGACTGTGAGTTTCAGGTTTCGTTCCCGCCGGTGACGTGTTTTTCTTCGACGATCGTGATGAATTTTGATCCTCCCTCGCGTGGAGATATTATTGTGTTCCGCTATCCTGAAGATGAAAACAAGGATTTCATAAAGCGGGTGATCGGACTCCCCGGTGATACCATTCATATTCAAAACAAACACGTAATCGTGAATGGACAGCCATTGTTGGATGAAGGATTTACGCAGAGGGTCGATCCCGGAATTATTGATGGTCGTATCAATCCTCGCGATAATCTTGGTCCCTTAACCGTTCCTCCAGAATCATACTTTGTGATGGGTGACAACCGCGACCAAAGTTTGGACAGCCGTTTTTGGGGATTTGTGCGAATGGATAAGATTAAAGGCAGAGCCTTTCTCGTGTATTGGTCATGGAATGGGCAGGGAGCTTGGACCGATTGGATCCGATGGGAACGAATCGGAAAGCTCATTGAATAG
- the rfaE1 gene encoding D-glycero-beta-D-manno-heptose-7-phosphate kinase: MKSLSVVPSISARKFKQYIQRFSRARILVVGDLILDHYVWGKVHRVSPEAPVPIVHVDSESYRMGGAANVYHNILTLGGQAELCGVVGADHVGKQFLADIRQSSPFTSGVFVDSGRPTIKKTRVVAHNQQIVRFDVEQRHDISSQQTKKMIRHVASRLPGASCLVISDYAKGMITVELMKAIHTLAVQFNVPIVVDPKVEHMAYYQGVTVITPNHLEAKQAAGFLPSQDVPIDEIGVALQQRLQCRAVVVTRGEEGMSIFENTGNSWSIPAVARQVYDVTGAGDTVISTLALALSAKASLPEAAVLANQAAGIVVGMVGTATVTQAQLQEALLHGHN; this comes from the coding sequence ATGAAATCGCTATCCGTTGTCCCATCGATTTCCGCTCGGAAATTCAAACAGTATATTCAACGCTTTTCTCGCGCCCGCATTCTGGTTGTTGGAGATCTCATTTTAGATCATTACGTCTGGGGCAAGGTGCATCGTGTCTCCCCTGAAGCGCCTGTACCGATTGTTCATGTGGACTCTGAGTCGTACCGAATGGGTGGGGCAGCGAATGTGTATCATAATATTCTGACATTAGGCGGGCAGGCTGAATTGTGTGGCGTGGTCGGTGCGGATCATGTTGGGAAACAATTCCTTGCTGACATCCGACAATCGTCCCCATTTACCTCCGGTGTGTTTGTTGATTCCGGTCGTCCTACAATTAAAAAAACGAGAGTGGTTGCGCACAATCAGCAAATTGTTCGATTTGATGTGGAGCAACGCCATGACATTTCGTCCCAACAGACAAAAAAAATGATACGACATGTGGCTTCCCGACTTCCTGGAGCCTCCTGCCTGGTGATTTCTGATTATGCGAAGGGCATGATCACCGTTGAACTGATGAAGGCCATTCATACCCTAGCTGTTCAGTTTAACGTACCGATTGTGGTGGATCCGAAGGTGGAACATATGGCCTATTACCAGGGAGTGACGGTGATTACACCCAATCATCTCGAAGCCAAACAGGCTGCAGGGTTCCTCCCAAGCCAGGATGTTCCGATTGATGAAATCGGCGTTGCTCTTCAACAACGCTTGCAGTGCCGGGCAGTCGTTGTCACGAGGGGAGAGGAGGGAATGAGTATTTTTGAAAATACAGGCAATTCCTGGAGCATCCCGGCTGTGGCCCGACAGGTCTATGATGTGACGGGAGCAGGCGATACCGTTATCAGTACTCTTGCCTTAGCACTGAGTGCAAAAGCCTCACTTCCTGAGGCTGCGGTCTTAGCCAATCAAGCCGCCGGTATTGTCGTGGGCATGGTCGGTACTGCCACAGTGACACAAGCACAACTTCAAGAGGCATTACTCCATGGCCACAACTGA
- the kdsB gene encoding 3-deoxy-manno-octulosonate cytidylyltransferase, with protein sequence MATTDSLISLCIPARHGSSRFPGKPLALLAGKPLIQHVYEAVQQVSHVGQILIVTDQESIEEEVKKFGGEVCRVTDFCRTGTDRVAKVVSQLKYDVIVNLQADEIPQHPGLLDDLIHPFVSSPTGIGTLKRQIHSSQDLTNPSIVKVVTNIHGQALYFSRSPIPCWRDGMTSGNNHIAYMHLGVYIFRKSDLLRFAELPTGYLEDAEKLEQLRALEHGLPIMVWETEHESIRIDTPEDIMAAEDLLSKKPFEPKVRPVGATQRVENR encoded by the coding sequence ATGGCCACAACTGACTCACTCATCAGTCTGTGCATCCCCGCTCGCCATGGATCATCTCGGTTTCCGGGAAAACCACTCGCGCTCTTAGCCGGAAAGCCACTTATCCAACACGTCTATGAAGCGGTTCAACAGGTTTCACATGTAGGGCAAATCCTGATTGTCACCGACCAGGAATCCATCGAAGAAGAGGTCAAGAAGTTTGGTGGAGAAGTCTGTCGCGTAACGGATTTCTGTCGAACAGGAACGGACCGGGTGGCGAAAGTGGTTTCTCAATTAAAATATGACGTGATTGTCAATTTGCAAGCCGATGAAATTCCTCAACACCCTGGGCTGCTTGATGATCTCATTCATCCTTTTGTGTCTTCTCCGACGGGAATAGGGACCTTGAAACGACAAATACACTCCTCTCAGGATCTAACCAATCCGTCAATCGTAAAGGTGGTGACCAATATCCACGGTCAAGCCCTGTATTTTTCACGAAGTCCGATACCCTGTTGGCGCGATGGAATGACTTCTGGGAATAATCATATCGCGTATATGCACTTGGGAGTGTATATTTTCAGGAAATCGGATCTACTACGATTTGCCGAGTTGCCAACGGGCTATCTTGAGGATGCGGAAAAATTAGAACAACTGCGAGCCTTAGAACATGGCCTTCCCATAATGGTGTGGGAAACAGAACACGAATCTATTCGAATAGATACTCCTGAGGATATCATGGCTGCGGAAGATCTTCTATCGAAGAAACCCTTTGAGCCGAAAGTCAGACCGGTGGGGGCAACACAGAGGGTTGAAAACAGATAG